In a genomic window of Mycolicibacterium neoaurum VKM Ac-1815D:
- a CDS encoding exonuclease domain-containing protein, with product MGVSAGWYDDPWNQADLRWWDGQQWTGQTATTNRDHRERESEDSLSAGIEHLIGRDGRVAVIDVETTGVYNSDRIVEIAILTLDCDGRIHDEFETLVQPHRDVGPTWIHGIEASMVHLAPTFADVAPHVAARLHGAVIAGHNVQFDTRMVGNELLTAGIDVNWGLSLDTLRATGCKLGQACKEHGIELADAHRAIADARATARLLFATRHRYRDECSPAAARPLNVTPLRVHAREGRVDVLPPAPYLAELARGVHTSVDVAPYVQLLDSAMADLKLTTDERRALSDVATQLGLDERAIARAHREFINGLIDAAVEDQVVTDEEYDQLCRAAALLQVNAEAVMSRIDPFRSSAEHLQLVPGMTVCFTGQGRLGRECIDRSAQEQMATKYGLLVAKSVTKKGPDLVVAADGDSRSSKARKARQAGIAICAFSEFVRALEAGGSVQVVRAASGGVAVVCVRCGGSWMAPRQTIGTVCGDCSRDELLESKTAAGQRIPMVKVASAALVLLVCSDCGSEWERPKVRGRRPNVCPDCTERVQQPS from the coding sequence ATGGGGGTTAGTGCTGGCTGGTATGACGATCCCTGGAATCAGGCAGATCTTCGTTGGTGGGATGGGCAACAGTGGACGGGGCAGACTGCGACCACGAATCGTGACCACCGCGAGCGAGAGTCAGAGGATTCCTTATCTGCGGGGATCGAGCATCTGATTGGTCGCGACGGACGCGTTGCGGTCATCGATGTCGAGACGACCGGCGTCTACAACAGCGACCGGATCGTCGAGATCGCCATTCTGACCTTGGATTGCGACGGGCGCATTCACGACGAATTTGAGACGCTCGTCCAACCGCACCGTGATGTCGGTCCCACTTGGATCCACGGCATCGAGGCAAGCATGGTCCATTTGGCACCGACCTTCGCTGACGTGGCTCCGCACGTGGCTGCAAGGCTCCACGGGGCCGTAATAGCCGGTCACAACGTTCAATTCGACACCAGGATGGTCGGTAATGAACTGCTGACTGCGGGCATCGATGTCAACTGGGGTCTGTCGCTGGACACCCTACGGGCGACGGGCTGCAAGCTCGGTCAGGCCTGCAAAGAGCACGGCATCGAACTTGCTGATGCGCATCGCGCCATCGCTGACGCGCGAGCCACCGCACGTTTGCTGTTCGCGACTCGACACCGATACCGCGATGAATGCTCACCGGCCGCAGCGCGACCGCTGAACGTGACCCCCCTTCGAGTTCACGCCCGCGAAGGCCGCGTCGATGTGTTGCCACCAGCGCCGTATCTGGCGGAACTAGCCCGTGGCGTGCACACAAGCGTGGACGTCGCGCCGTATGTGCAATTGCTGGATAGCGCGATGGCCGACCTCAAGCTCACTACGGACGAGCGGCGCGCGCTCAGTGACGTCGCCACACAACTGGGACTTGATGAACGTGCTATCGCACGGGCACACCGAGAATTCATCAACGGACTCATCGACGCCGCGGTCGAGGATCAGGTCGTCACCGACGAGGAGTACGACCAGCTGTGTCGAGCCGCTGCACTCCTCCAAGTCAACGCCGAAGCGGTGATGAGCCGAATAGACCCGTTTCGTTCGTCTGCCGAGCACCTTCAACTCGTGCCGGGGATGACTGTGTGCTTTACGGGGCAAGGGCGTCTGGGCCGTGAATGTATCGACAGGTCGGCCCAGGAGCAAATGGCGACAAAGTACGGGTTGCTCGTTGCCAAGTCAGTTACCAAGAAGGGGCCCGATCTCGTCGTTGCGGCCGACGGCGATTCTCGGTCGAGTAAAGCGCGCAAAGCGCGACAAGCTGGGATCGCGATATGTGCCTTCTCGGAATTCGTCCGTGCACTCGAGGCCGGTGGCTCAGTGCAAGTGGTGCGGGCCGCCTCAGGCGGCGTTGCGGTGGTTTGTGTCAGGTGCGGCGGATCGTGGATGGCGCCGCGCCAGACGATCGGGACAGTTTGTGGAGACTGCTCGCGCGATGAGTTGCTTGAAAGCAAAACAGCAGCTGGCCAACGGATCCCGATGGTAAAAGTCGCCTCCGCAGCCTTGGTATTGCTCGTGTGCTCCGATTGTGGCTCCGAGTGGGAGCGGCCGAAGGTACGCGGGCGGCGGCCAAACGTTTGCCCGGACTGCACAGAGCGGGTACAGCAGCCATCATGA
- a CDS encoding FadR/GntR family transcriptional regulator, translating into MALQPVPRRSVPDDVVEQIVDEVLSGAMQPGDHLPSERRLAEVLGVSRPAVREALKRLSSIGLVEIRQGDTTTVRDFRRHAGLDLLPRLLLRAGELDTAVVRSILETRLHNGPKVAELAARRHGAELPGLLEAAVEALRTETDPVKLQRHALGFWDHLVDHANSIAFRLMYNTLRAAYEPALPALAAMMAAEVGRPEAYQAIADAVIAGDADTATAAARALLEPATTALSAALTELEEAR; encoded by the coding sequence ATGGCCCTGCAACCCGTGCCCCGCCGCTCGGTCCCCGATGACGTCGTCGAGCAGATCGTCGACGAGGTGCTCAGCGGCGCCATGCAACCCGGCGACCACCTGCCCAGCGAGCGCCGACTGGCCGAGGTACTCGGCGTATCCCGACCCGCCGTGCGCGAAGCGCTCAAAAGGCTGAGCTCGATCGGCCTGGTCGAGATCCGTCAGGGCGACACCACCACGGTGCGCGATTTCCGCAGGCATGCCGGACTGGATCTGCTTCCCCGGTTGCTACTGCGGGCCGGCGAACTCGACACCGCAGTGGTGCGTTCCATCCTGGAAACCCGTCTGCACAACGGCCCGAAAGTCGCCGAACTGGCCGCACGGCGCCACGGCGCCGAACTACCCGGCCTGCTCGAGGCCGCCGTCGAGGCGTTGCGCACCGAAACCGATCCGGTGAAACTGCAGCGCCACGCACTCGGTTTCTGGGATCACCTTGTCGACCATGCCAATTCGATCGCATTCCGGCTGATGTACAACACTCTGCGCGCCGCCTACGAGCCCGCCCTTCCCGCACTGGCCGCGATGATGGCCGCCGAGGTCGGCCGGCCGGAGGCGTATCAGGCCATCGCGGACGCCGTCATCGCCGGCGATGCCGACACGGCCACCGCCGCGGCCCGCGCGCTGCTGGAACCCGCCACCACGGCGCTGTCCGCCGCGTTGACCGAACTCGAGGAGGCCCGATGA
- a CDS encoding sterol desaturase family protein, with product MNSRGGMTLHDAAREFRRHPTPWMLGATLVGATAARIHTGDWQLTDALVPAVMLAAFPFAEWLIHVLILHWRPRRIAGIRLDPLLSRKHREHHVEPRDLPLVFIPWRSLLRVLPLAVAIATLAFPSLGRGLTFLTILAALGLGYEWCHYLIHTDYKPKTAVYRAIWRNHRRHHFKNEHYWFTVTSSGTADRVLRTYPDPAVVDTSPTARNLHADV from the coding sequence ATGAACAGCCGCGGCGGGATGACATTGCACGACGCGGCACGGGAATTCCGGCGCCACCCCACCCCGTGGATGTTGGGCGCGACACTCGTCGGCGCCACCGCAGCCCGCATCCATACCGGCGACTGGCAACTGACCGACGCGCTGGTGCCCGCTGTGATGCTCGCGGCGTTTCCGTTCGCCGAATGGCTGATCCACGTACTGATCCTGCACTGGCGTCCACGCCGAATCGCCGGTATCCGGCTGGATCCCCTGTTGTCGCGCAAGCACCGCGAACACCACGTCGAACCACGTGACCTGCCATTGGTGTTCATCCCCTGGCGGTCATTGCTCCGGGTGTTGCCGCTGGCCGTCGCGATCGCGACGCTGGCCTTTCCCAGTCTGGGCCGTGGTCTGACGTTCCTGACGATCCTGGCCGCGCTCGGTTTGGGCTACGAATGGTGCCACTATCTGATCCACACCGACTACAAACCGAAAACCGCGGTGTACCGTGCGATCTGGCGTAACCACCGCCGGCATCATTTCAAGAACGAGCACTACTGGTTCACCGTGACCAGCAGCGGGACCGCCGACCGCGTGCTGCGGACCTACCCGGATCCGGCGGTCGTCGACACCTCACCGACCGCGCGCAACCTGCACGCCGACGTCTGA
- a CDS encoding L,D-transpeptidase, translating into MVAIVGVTALSLGASTTTGVAAVSVPVSAVAVSPAAGEVVGVAYPVTVSFGAPVLDRDAAERGITFSAPTVPGGEFEWLDDATVRFTPAEYWPAHSTITVEAVGLKSSFQTGALVRGVADIDAHTFTVSIDGEVAREMPASMGKPGHATPIGEFTALEKQSVVVMDSRTIGIPLDDPEGYKLTVYDAVRVTWGGVYVHGAPWSVGSQGYANVSHGCINLSPDNADWYYNNVSIGDPIVVQA; encoded by the coding sequence ATGGTGGCCATCGTCGGTGTCACCGCGCTGTCACTTGGCGCGTCCACGACCACCGGCGTGGCCGCGGTGAGCGTGCCGGTGTCGGCCGTGGCCGTGTCGCCTGCGGCCGGTGAGGTCGTCGGTGTCGCTTATCCGGTCACCGTGTCCTTCGGCGCTCCGGTTCTCGACCGCGATGCCGCCGAACGGGGCATCACCTTCTCTGCCCCGACGGTGCCGGGCGGTGAGTTCGAGTGGCTCGACGATGCCACCGTACGGTTCACCCCGGCCGAGTACTGGCCGGCGCATTCCACCATCACCGTCGAGGCAGTAGGTCTGAAATCGAGCTTCCAGACCGGCGCTCTGGTGCGCGGTGTCGCCGATATCGACGCACACACCTTCACCGTCAGCATCGACGGCGAGGTCGCCCGGGAGATGCCCGCATCGATGGGCAAGCCCGGACACGCCACGCCCATCGGCGAATTCACCGCGCTGGAGAAGCAGAGCGTGGTGGTCATGGACTCGCGCACGATCGGCATCCCGCTCGATGATCCCGAGGGTTACAAGTTGACGGTGTACGACGCGGTGCGTGTCACCTGGGGCGGGGTTTACGTGCACGGTGCGCCGTGGTCGGTGGGCTCGCAGGGCTACGCCAACGTCAGCCACGGCTGCATCAACCTCAGCCCGGACAATGCCGACTGGTACTACAACAATGTGAGCATCGGCGACCCGATTGTGGTGCAGGCCTGA
- a CDS encoding DUF7159 family protein translates to MTESSRPGRVPAAGWSEGVHVDAVLGLSMTPTSLGVVVVDGDGAPEGAAARDSFEVRVDGSDARSATEQATAAVGAIAAARGQRLKSIGVTWSENADAEATALMDSLNRSGFGNVVPIRLPEATEALARGMADVIGYRTSAVCVIEPDTAIALIVHTDDGAIHTAINHGIDSDESLIGWLSTVFTRADWQPEALVVVGSAGGFDTVLPQLEEALSVPVFAPAEAPLALARGAALASTHSSGLPFSLELPAPAAAGRHAAPPAGNNATRLIAGALVAGVLTFVISASVAVAVQLSPARESAAPEPAAVVVQDEPAARVAPRPAPPAAPLAEPAAGERSSLSDALAPPVEFAPLPQAPVEPVLPEAPAPEVSAGYDPAPVEAAMPDPALAPAPPVVDAPPAVLPPPVPPVATPPQVFEQPKKPFLQRIRDRLRLGGPDQGPPGQIIVSPPQG, encoded by the coding sequence GTGACCGAATCGTCTCGACCCGGTCGCGTGCCTGCAGCCGGGTGGTCCGAAGGGGTTCATGTGGACGCGGTGCTCGGTTTGTCGATGACGCCTACGTCGCTCGGCGTGGTCGTCGTCGATGGTGACGGGGCCCCGGAGGGCGCGGCCGCTAGGGATTCCTTCGAGGTCCGCGTCGATGGATCGGACGCCCGTTCGGCAACCGAACAGGCGACCGCGGCGGTCGGGGCCATTGCCGCCGCACGGGGGCAGCGCCTCAAATCGATCGGTGTCACCTGGAGTGAGAACGCCGACGCCGAGGCGACCGCCCTGATGGACTCGTTGAATCGGTCGGGTTTCGGCAATGTCGTCCCGATCCGCCTGCCGGAAGCCACCGAGGCGCTCGCCCGCGGAATGGCCGATGTCATCGGATACCGGACCAGCGCGGTGTGCGTCATCGAACCGGACACCGCCATTGCCCTGATCGTCCATACCGACGACGGCGCGATACATACGGCGATCAATCACGGCATCGACAGCGATGAGAGCCTGATCGGCTGGCTGAGCACCGTGTTCACTCGCGCCGACTGGCAGCCGGAGGCACTGGTCGTCGTCGGTTCTGCCGGTGGCTTCGACACCGTCCTGCCGCAGCTGGAAGAGGCGCTCTCGGTGCCGGTGTTCGCTCCCGCGGAGGCGCCCCTGGCGTTGGCCCGCGGTGCCGCGCTGGCCTCCACGCACAGCTCAGGTCTGCCGTTCAGCCTGGAGTTGCCTGCCCCCGCCGCGGCGGGTCGGCACGCCGCCCCGCCGGCCGGCAACAACGCGACGCGTCTCATCGCCGGAGCGCTGGTTGCCGGCGTACTCACGTTCGTGATTTCGGCATCGGTGGCGGTGGCGGTGCAACTGTCGCCGGCGCGGGAGTCCGCTGCCCCCGAGCCCGCTGCCGTGGTCGTCCAGGATGAGCCCGCCGCGCGTGTTGCTCCACGTCCGGCCCCGCCCGCGGCACCGCTCGCCGAGCCGGCCGCGGGGGAGCGGTCCTCGCTCTCCGACGCGCTGGCGCCCCCGGTCGAGTTCGCGCCGCTGCCGCAGGCACCGGTCGAGCCGGTGCTTCCCGAGGCACCCGCGCCCGAGGTGAGCGCAGGCTACGACCCCGCGCCGGTCGAGGCGGCGATGCCCGATCCGGCGCTGGCGCCCGCACCGCCGGTCGTCGATGCACCGCCGGCCGTGCTACCGCCGCCGGTCCCGCCGGTCGCGACGCCGCCCCAGGTGTTCGAGCAGCCGAAGAAGCCGTTCCTGCAGCGGATCAGGGATCGGCTGCGCCTCGGCGGTCCCGACCAGGGCCCTCCGGGCCAGATCATCGTCAGTCCGCCGCAAGGCTAG
- a CDS encoding peptide MFS transporter, translating to MTGAEHTATGSGDARATRTVFGHPIGLTNLFGVELWERFSFYGMLTILGYYLYYSVTDGGLEMAKATATGIVGAYGGLVYLSTVLGGWLADRVLGMERTVFYGGVVVMAGHIALALLPGITGVAVGLVLVALGSGALKANASSLLGTLYDKGDARADGGFTLFYLGINLGAFIGPLLTGLLQTRVGFHYGFGAAAIGMAIGLTQYVVFRRNLGTHGREVPNPLPRSGILPAVAAGVGGLVVVVIAFWTGLVTLAILSQVTTGVIVLASIAYFAVLLRSPKVSGLERTRVRAFIPLFIANAVFWSLFQQIFTVLAVYSDERMNWSIFGWTAPSSWIGSIEPVWIILLSPLFAIMWTRLGNRAPTTPQKFAYGVIGMGAAFLLFLPFAGTTGKAVPALLVMGIMAVFAVSELLLSPIGLAVTTQLAPEAFRAQMMALYFFSVGLGTAMSGVLSGYYDPASEFAYFGILGAVAIAAGAVVLGLAGRISRLMEGVH from the coding sequence ATGACTGGGGCGGAACACACGGCAACCGGCAGCGGCGACGCACGAGCAACTCGCACGGTCTTCGGCCACCCGATCGGCCTGACCAACCTGTTCGGCGTGGAACTGTGGGAACGATTCTCGTTCTACGGGATGCTCACGATCCTGGGGTACTACCTGTATTACTCGGTGACCGACGGTGGCCTGGAGATGGCCAAGGCCACCGCGACAGGCATCGTCGGGGCCTACGGCGGCCTGGTCTACCTGTCGACGGTGCTCGGCGGATGGCTGGCCGATCGGGTCCTGGGCATGGAACGCACGGTGTTCTACGGCGGCGTCGTGGTGATGGCCGGGCACATCGCCCTGGCACTGCTCCCGGGTATCACCGGGGTGGCGGTCGGCCTGGTGCTGGTAGCGCTCGGATCCGGCGCGCTGAAGGCCAACGCCTCCTCGCTGCTCGGCACGCTGTACGACAAGGGTGATGCCCGCGCCGACGGCGGGTTCACGCTGTTCTATCTGGGCATCAACCTCGGCGCCTTCATCGGCCCGTTGCTGACCGGTCTGCTCCAGACCCGGGTGGGCTTCCACTACGGTTTCGGCGCGGCCGCCATCGGCATGGCCATCGGGCTCACCCAGTACGTCGTGTTCCGGCGCAACCTCGGCACGCATGGCCGCGAGGTCCCCAACCCGCTGCCGCGCAGCGGGATCCTGCCCGCAGTGGCCGCCGGTGTCGGGGGGCTGGTCGTCGTGGTGATCGCGTTCTGGACCGGTCTGGTGACGCTGGCCATCCTGTCTCAGGTCACCACCGGCGTGATTGTCCTGGCCTCCATCGCCTACTTCGCGGTGCTGTTGCGCAGCCCGAAGGTCAGCGGCCTGGAACGGACCAGGGTGCGGGCGTTCATTCCGCTGTTCATCGCCAACGCGGTGTTCTGGTCGCTGTTCCAACAGATATTCACCGTGCTGGCGGTGTACTCCGACGAACGGATGAACTGGTCGATCTTCGGGTGGACCGCCCCGTCGAGCTGGATCGGGTCGATCGAGCCGGTGTGGATCATCCTGCTGTCACCGCTTTTCGCGATCATGTGGACTCGGCTGGGCAACCGCGCGCCGACCACCCCGCAGAAGTTCGCCTACGGAGTCATCGGAATGGGCGCGGCGTTCCTGCTGTTCCTGCCGTTCGCCGGCACGACCGGCAAGGCCGTGCCGGCACTGCTGGTGATGGGCATCATGGCAGTTTTCGCGGTATCGGAGCTGCTGCTGTCCCCAATCGGCCTGGCCGTGACCACCCAGCTCGCGCCCGAGGCGTTCCGGGCGCAGATGATGGCGCTGTACTTCTTCTCCGTGGGATTGGGCACGGCCATGTCGGGCGTGCTGTCCGGGTACTACGACCCCGCCAGCGAGTTCGCATACTTCGGGATCCTCGGTGCGGTCGCGATTGCCGCCGGTGCCGTGGTGCTGGGGCTGGCGGGGCGGATCAGCCGGCTCATGGAGGGTGTGCACTAA
- a CDS encoding threonine ammonia-lyase produces the protein MPPTLISIDDIRSAARRLDGSVVRTPLLAAEWGDPQRPLWLKPESLQAIGAFKVRGALNAIGRLDADEKRRGVVAYSSGNHAQAVAYAAARFGLRAHIVMPEETPRIKIERTRAHGAEVVLCGMGRREAVAAELVEQTGGSLIPPFDHPDVIAGQGTIGLEIAEDYPDIANVVIPVSGGGLASGIGTAIRALCPNAQIFGVEPELAADTAAGLRRGTRVDMPIEDRNRTIADGLRSQPSELTFAHLQHVLSDVLTVSEDDIRSAVAELAFKARLVAEPSGAVALAAYRRHVMPPGPTAVIVSGGNIEPALLSEILTASAAIGEDQRD, from the coding sequence GTGCCTCCCACCCTGATCAGCATCGACGATATCCGGTCCGCCGCCCGACGCCTGGATGGTTCCGTGGTGCGCACTCCGCTGCTGGCGGCCGAGTGGGGTGATCCGCAGCGTCCCCTCTGGCTGAAGCCGGAGAGTCTGCAGGCGATCGGTGCGTTCAAGGTGCGCGGCGCGCTCAACGCGATCGGACGGCTCGACGCCGACGAGAAGCGCCGCGGCGTTGTCGCGTACTCCAGCGGTAACCATGCTCAGGCCGTCGCCTATGCCGCAGCACGATTCGGACTGCGAGCACATATCGTCATGCCGGAGGAGACCCCACGTATCAAGATCGAGCGGACCCGCGCGCACGGTGCCGAGGTGGTGCTGTGCGGTATGGGCCGGCGCGAGGCGGTGGCCGCCGAGCTCGTCGAACAGACCGGCGGATCGCTGATCCCACCCTTCGATCACCCGGATGTGATTGCCGGACAGGGCACCATCGGCCTGGAGATCGCCGAGGACTACCCGGATATCGCCAATGTGGTGATTCCGGTCAGCGGTGGTGGATTGGCATCGGGCATCGGAACGGCGATCCGCGCACTGTGCCCGAATGCCCAGATCTTCGGCGTGGAGCCGGAGTTGGCCGCCGATACCGCGGCCGGCCTACGTCGGGGCACCCGGGTCGACATGCCGATCGAGGATCGCAATCGGACGATCGCCGACGGTCTCCGTTCGCAGCCCTCGGAGTTGACGTTCGCCCACCTGCAGCACGTGCTGAGCGATGTTCTCACCGTGTCTGAAGACGATATCCGTTCTGCGGTAGCGGAATTGGCGTTCAAGGCTCGGCTGGTCGCCGAGCCGAGCGGAGCCGTCGCGCTGGCCGCCTACCGGCGGCACGTGATGCCGCCGGGTCCAACCGCGGTGATCGTCTCCGGCGGCAATATCGAGCCGGCGTTGCTGTCGGAGATCCTGACCGCGTCAGCCGCGATCGGGGAAGACCAACGGGACTGA
- a CDS encoding acyl-CoA thioesterase, with protein sequence MSPVDDARFALSVVPRYAEVDQQSVVFHAHYLTWFDEAWTAYLDHRSLRYPDLIVAGVDFQVVRSEIDYRAPVRWRDTVRVVVACESVGTTSFTVTFDVLRTDGDGIERTAVRGRNVYVTVSTGDWAKRPVPDELRRIFGDSAPG encoded by the coding sequence GTGAGTCCGGTCGACGATGCACGGTTCGCGCTGTCGGTGGTCCCCCGGTACGCCGAGGTCGACCAGCAGTCGGTGGTGTTCCACGCCCACTACCTGACCTGGTTCGACGAGGCCTGGACCGCGTATCTGGACCATCGGTCGCTGCGTTATCCCGACCTGATCGTCGCCGGTGTCGACTTCCAGGTGGTGCGCAGCGAGATCGACTACCGCGCGCCCGTGCGCTGGCGCGACACCGTCCGGGTGGTCGTGGCCTGCGAGTCGGTGGGGACCACCAGTTTCACCGTCACCTTCGACGTGCTGCGCACCGATGGCGACGGCATCGAACGGACGGCAGTCCGCGGCCGCAACGTCTACGTGACGGTATCCACCGGCGATTGGGCGAAACGGCCGGTGCCCGACGAACTCCGCCGCATTTTCGGTGACTCGGCCCCAGGCTGA
- a CDS encoding cytochrome P450, with product MSIAVRRNGTPPRTVDRAEVDLGSWGFWRGDDDFRDGAFATLRHRDPISFHRPVTAEGVDAGAGHWALTRYDDVHYASRHPEIFSSSPNITIGDQTPELAEYFGSMIAMDDPRHGRLRNIVRSAFTPRVLVRVEESVRERARDLVSAMVAGHRDGCADLVSALAGPLPLQVICDMMGIAEEDHDRIFHWTNVILGFGDPDLTADFDEFARVAIDIGAYATALAEDRRARPRDDLTTALISAELDGERLTSAEVASFFILLVVAGNETTRNAISHGVVALSRHPEQRDLWWSDYDRIAPTAVEEIVRWASPVAYMRRTLTRDIELGGVAMTAGDKVTMWYGSANRDETRFPDPWRFDVLRSPNPHLGFGGGGAHFCLGANLARREITVTFEELHRQVPDLLADAEPDRLLSPFIHGIKRLPVRWTPGAARDIG from the coding sequence ATGTCGATCGCGGTCCGTCGCAACGGAACACCCCCGCGCACCGTCGACCGCGCCGAGGTGGATCTGGGGTCCTGGGGATTCTGGCGCGGCGACGACGATTTCCGCGATGGCGCGTTCGCCACCCTGCGGCACCGCGACCCGATCTCCTTCCACCGACCGGTCACGGCCGAAGGTGTCGATGCCGGGGCCGGACACTGGGCGCTGACCCGTTACGACGACGTGCACTATGCCAGCAGGCACCCGGAGATCTTCAGTTCGAGTCCCAACATCACCATCGGGGACCAAACCCCGGAACTGGCCGAGTACTTCGGCTCCATGATCGCCATGGATGATCCGCGTCACGGTCGACTGCGCAACATCGTGCGCAGCGCCTTCACCCCGCGGGTCCTGGTCAGGGTGGAGGAATCGGTTCGCGAGCGCGCCCGCGACCTGGTTTCCGCGATGGTCGCCGGTCATCGCGATGGGTGCGCGGATCTGGTCTCGGCGCTGGCAGGTCCGCTGCCGCTGCAGGTGATCTGCGACATGATGGGTATCGCCGAGGAGGATCACGATCGGATATTCCATTGGACCAATGTGATTTTGGGCTTCGGCGATCCGGATCTGACCGCCGACTTCGACGAGTTCGCCAGGGTGGCAATCGATATCGGTGCCTACGCCACCGCGTTGGCCGAAGACCGCCGTGCGCGTCCGCGCGATGACCTGACCACCGCCCTCATCTCGGCCGAACTGGACGGTGAACGGCTGACGTCGGCGGAGGTGGCTTCCTTTTTCATCCTCCTCGTGGTGGCCGGTAACGAAACCACCCGCAACGCCATCAGCCATGGTGTGGTCGCGTTGAGCAGGCATCCCGAGCAGCGCGACCTGTGGTGGTCGGACTACGACCGGATCGCGCCGACCGCCGTCGAGGAAATCGTGCGGTGGGCATCGCCGGTGGCCTACATGCGGCGCACCCTGACCCGCGATATCGAGCTCGGTGGTGTCGCCATGACCGCAGGTGACAAGGTCACCATGTGGTACGGCTCGGCCAATCGCGATGAGACCCGGTTCCCCGACCCGTGGCGATTCGACGTGCTGCGCTCCCCCAACCCTCATCTCGGGTTCGGCGGTGGCGGCGCCCATTTCTGTCTGGGCGCGAACCTGGCCCGCCGTGAGATCACGGTGACGTTCGAGGAGTTGCACCGCCAGGTCCCCGATCTGCTGGCCGACGCCGAACCGGACCGCCTTCTCTCGCCGTTCATCCACGGGATCAAGCGGCTGCCGGTGCGCTGGACGCCCGGCGCGGCCCGCGACATCGGCTGA
- a CDS encoding glutamine synthetase family protein: MTLAADTTNSDTATEEPVRAVSERLADGSLTEIEVAWSDPLGHAQGKRIPAAQFLDRAQGSGFAFCEASLGWNADGTVVDGLRLTNWAGGYPDVYAVPDLSTLRELPWRPGVGHVVSDIVTHDRTPSLLDPRAVLRRVLDRLAALGYTAKVGVELEFYLLNPDGTALQDDIHAYSLENANALDPVLSDLYDTLGAFTRLEGIQSEYGPGQVEANLVYTDALEAADDSARLKYAAKEVARRHGTLASFMAKPFTEHSGSSAHLHISLWREEEPAFAEVDGTENDLAQFAIAGLLEHLPSITLFGAHSVNAYRRFVPDSFAPATVTWSRDNRSAAVRSLLDQDPRATRIELRTGGSDANPYWLVASALAAVVAGIEAGRRPEPALAGNLYGSGTPLPDSLAVAVALTTQDDTIAEILGRDSVADFATIARSEWAAYSGQVTDWERRRYLGAS; this comes from the coding sequence ATGACCCTCGCCGCCGACACCACAAATTCCGACACCGCGACCGAGGAGCCCGTGCGCGCGGTGTCCGAGCGCCTTGCCGACGGCTCACTGACCGAGATCGAAGTGGCCTGGAGCGATCCGCTGGGACATGCTCAGGGTAAACGGATCCCGGCCGCGCAGTTCCTGGACCGAGCGCAGGGGAGCGGATTCGCGTTCTGCGAGGCCTCGCTGGGCTGGAACGCCGACGGCACCGTCGTCGACGGGCTGCGGCTGACCAACTGGGCAGGCGGTTATCCCGATGTGTACGCCGTGCCCGATTTGTCGACCCTGCGCGAGTTGCCGTGGCGGCCGGGCGTCGGGCATGTCGTCTCCGATATCGTCACCCACGACCGCACACCGTCGCTGTTGGATCCACGGGCCGTGCTGCGGCGGGTGCTCGATCGCCTTGCCGCACTGGGCTATACCGCCAAGGTGGGCGTCGAGTTGGAGTTCTATCTGTTGAATCCGGACGGCACCGCCCTGCAGGATGACATCCACGCCTACTCGCTGGAGAACGCCAACGCGCTGGATCCGGTGTTGTCCGACCTCTACGACACCCTCGGTGCGTTCACCCGACTGGAAGGAATCCAGAGCGAGTACGGACCGGGACAGGTCGAGGCGAACCTGGTCTACACCGATGCGCTGGAGGCCGCCGACGACAGCGCGCGGTTGAAGTATGCCGCCAAGGAGGTGGCACGCAGGCACGGCACGCTCGCCAGCTTCATGGCCAAGCCCTTCACCGAACATTCCGGAAGTTCTGCGCACCTGCACATCTCGCTCTGGCGGGAGGAGGAACCGGCTTTCGCCGAGGTGGACGGCACCGAGAACGACCTCGCCCAGTTCGCCATCGCCGGTCTGCTGGAGCACCTGCCCTCGATCACGCTGTTCGGTGCACATTCGGTCAACGCCTACCGCCGTTTCGTGCCGGACTCCTTCGCGCCGGCGACGGTCACCTGGAGCCGTGACAACCGAAGTGCCGCTGTGCGTTCGCTTCTGGACCAGGACCCGCGGGCGACCCGTATCGAGCTGCGCACCGGTGGTTCGGATGCCAACCCGTACTGGTTGGTCGCCTCGGCACTGGCGGCCGTGGTGGCCGGTATCGAGGCAGGGCGCCGGCCCGAACCGGCCCTGGCCGGCAATCTGTACGGATCGGGCACGCCGTTGCCGGATTCGCTCGCGGTGGCGGTGGCCCTGACCACCCAGGACGACACCATCGCCGAGATCCTGGGCCGGGATTCGGTTGCCGACTTCGCCACGATCGCACGCTCCGAGTGGGCTGCCTACTCGGGACAGGTCACCGACTGGGAACGTCGCCGCTACCTGGGCGCATCCTGA